A part of Curtobacterium sp. MCLR17_036 genomic DNA contains:
- a CDS encoding MarR family transcriptional regulator has protein sequence MTGPGASTGDTGGADDRLLEPERQAFVEEFALMLNDAAGMPLTDARVLGYLLVTRAPHSSSADLQAALGASSGSISMATRRLVETGFVKRHTVPGERSHYFRAEADVWGSWLAGERKYLDRQRDVIGRGLAIVESAGRTAAGDVDAEVRERLLNGRDYMQWLQGYHHEMLQEWEAFKAARDDTDRSETP, from the coding sequence GTGACCGGCCCGGGGGCGTCCACGGGGGACACCGGCGGCGCCGACGACCGGCTGCTCGAGCCGGAACGGCAGGCCTTCGTCGAGGAGTTCGCCCTGATGCTCAACGACGCCGCGGGCATGCCCCTCACCGACGCCCGGGTGCTCGGCTACCTGCTCGTGACCCGCGCGCCGCACTCGTCCTCCGCCGACCTGCAGGCGGCCCTCGGTGCGAGCTCCGGGTCGATCTCGATGGCGACCCGACGGCTCGTCGAGACCGGGTTCGTGAAGCGCCACACCGTCCCCGGCGAGCGCAGCCACTACTTCCGCGCCGAGGCCGACGTCTGGGGCTCCTGGCTCGCCGGGGAGCGCAAGTACCTGGACCGGCAGCGCGACGTCATCGGCCGGGGGCTCGCGATCGTCGAGTCCGCCGGGCGCACCGCCGCGGGGGACGTCGACGCCGAGGTGCGCGAACGCCTGCTGAACGGCCGCGACTACATGCAGTGGCTGCAGGGCTACCACCACGAGATGCTCCAGGAGTGGGAGGCGTTCAAGGCCGCCCGCGACGACACCGACCGATCGGAGACCCCATGA
- a CDS encoding M14 family zinc carboxypeptidase, whose protein sequence is MDQRTVLRLATSVPDRDGFPLVDDLHARFAALAAAHPDRVTVTRIGTSRLGEPLHSYRIGSGSHAAVVVGGVHPNEPIGSWTALHLAETMATDTATADALDTTWHVVPTIDPDGMRLNEAWFHDPHDRVRYARGFYRPAPDSQVEWTFPNSHGSVYFDRVLPETLAFMRLIDDTEPELLVSLHNGEMGGVYYYLSEDLPDVIDTLHAVPAALGLPLDTGEPESPYLRAFAPAVFAMEGVEAAYDYLEGLGIDPGEHIHGASSAAWAMRHGALCLVAELPYWSHPDADDQTPTTEPYAHLLRRCADALGASGAELQEVLDAATPMLTIETPFLEGSRAFIPMIGGMTDTDRARADREPAERMATVAERFGCEDLVRCFRLRYGGMLLRALEAETVAGTAPAPLRRLRDRLAERYAVWQADEATGAEPIPISKLVGVQYGAILACAAHVADPTRASRPQLVTTGRTGGA, encoded by the coding sequence ATGGACCAGCGCACCGTCCTCCGCCTCGCGACCTCGGTCCCCGACCGCGACGGCTTCCCCCTCGTCGACGACCTGCACGCCCGGTTCGCCGCGCTCGCCGCGGCCCACCCGGACCGGGTCACGGTCACCCGCATCGGCACCAGCCGGCTCGGCGAACCGCTCCACAGCTACCGGATCGGGTCCGGGTCGCACGCCGCCGTCGTCGTCGGCGGCGTGCACCCGAACGAACCGATCGGCTCGTGGACGGCGCTGCACCTCGCCGAGACGATGGCCACCGACACCGCGACGGCCGACGCGCTCGACACCACCTGGCACGTCGTCCCGACCATCGACCCGGACGGCATGCGGCTCAACGAGGCGTGGTTCCACGACCCGCACGACCGGGTCCGGTACGCCCGGGGCTTCTACCGGCCAGCGCCCGACAGCCAGGTGGAGTGGACGTTCCCGAACAGCCACGGGTCGGTGTACTTCGACCGGGTGCTCCCGGAGACGCTCGCGTTCATGCGGCTCATCGACGACACCGAGCCCGAGCTGCTCGTGAGCCTGCACAACGGTGAGATGGGCGGCGTCTACTACTACCTGTCCGAGGACCTGCCCGACGTCATCGACACCCTGCACGCGGTCCCGGCCGCGCTCGGGCTGCCGCTCGACACCGGGGAGCCGGAGTCGCCGTACCTGCGCGCGTTCGCCCCCGCGGTGTTCGCGATGGAGGGGGTCGAGGCCGCGTACGACTACCTCGAGGGGCTCGGCATCGACCCCGGCGAGCACATCCACGGCGCCTCGAGCGCGGCGTGGGCGATGCGCCACGGGGCCCTGTGCCTGGTGGCGGAACTGCCGTACTGGAGCCACCCGGACGCCGACGACCAGACGCCGACGACCGAGCCGTACGCCCACCTGCTCCGCCGGTGTGCCGACGCCCTCGGCGCCTCGGGCGCGGAGCTGCAGGAGGTCCTCGACGCCGCGACGCCGATGCTCACGATCGAGACACCGTTCCTCGAGGGTTCCCGCGCGTTCATCCCGATGATCGGCGGGATGACCGACACCGACCGTGCCCGTGCCGACCGCGAGCCGGCGGAGCGGATGGCCACGGTCGCGGAGCGCTTCGGCTGCGAGGACCTGGTCCGCTGCTTCCGCCTGCGCTACGGCGGCATGCTGCTCCGCGCGCTCGAGGCCGAGACCGTCGCCGGCACCGCCCCTGCGCCGCTGCGGCGGCTCCGCGACCGCCTGGCGGAGCGCTACGCGGTCTGGCAGGCGGACGAGGCGACCGGCGCCGAACCGATCCCGATCAGCAAGCTGGTGGGGGTGCAGTACGGGGCGATCCTCGCCTGCGCGGCGCACGTGGCGGACCCGACCCGCGCCTCCCGACCGCAGCTGGTCACCACGGGACGGACGGGAGGCGCGTGA
- a CDS encoding response regulator transcription factor, with amino-acid sequence MSDGPDAARIRAVVVDDAVLLREGLARVLDEAGIDVVGQYADARAFLATLPDRAPDVVVMDVRMPPTFTDEGVRAAVETRRVAPSTGVLLLSQYVEATYAEDVLAAGATGIGYLLKDRVTRLEEIDDAVRRIAAGGTVLDPEVVTQLMSRRRDPLAALTPRERDVLGLMAEGRTNAAIARALVIGTGAVEKHVSSIFGKLALEDTGEDHRRVLAVLAYLG; translated from the coding sequence ATGAGCGACGGCCCGGATGCAGCACGCATCCGGGCCGTCGTCGTCGACGACGCCGTCCTGCTGCGCGAGGGCCTGGCCCGCGTGCTCGACGAGGCCGGCATCGACGTCGTCGGGCAGTACGCCGACGCCCGTGCGTTCCTCGCGACGCTGCCGGACCGTGCCCCCGACGTCGTGGTCATGGACGTCCGGATGCCGCCGACCTTCACCGACGAGGGCGTCCGCGCCGCCGTCGAGACCCGCCGGGTCGCGCCGAGCACCGGGGTCCTGCTGCTGTCGCAGTACGTCGAGGCGACGTACGCCGAGGACGTCCTCGCCGCGGGCGCGACCGGCATCGGCTACCTGCTGAAGGACCGCGTCACGCGCCTCGAGGAGATCGACGACGCCGTCCGCCGGATCGCGGCCGGCGGCACCGTGCTCGACCCCGAGGTCGTCACGCAGCTGATGAGCCGCCGGCGGGACCCGCTCGCCGCCCTGACGCCCCGGGAGCGCGACGTCCTCGGGCTCATGGCCGAGGGCCGCACGAACGCCGCCATCGCCCGCGCGCTCGTCATCGGCACCGGCGCCGTCGAGAAGCACGTGTCGAGCATCTTCGGCAAGCTCGCCCTCGAGGACACCGGAGAGGACCACCGCCGCGTCCTCGCCGTCCTCGCCTACCTCGGCTGA
- a CDS encoding helix-turn-helix domain-containing protein has product MGDALRALVDAVGVEVRSGTAIHADDDQWTLALEPAGTHSWVATRYRPVWVRRGDTDELVAAGGAALIERHTTMTVGTARQQHGPPKTVPSSTFPYEALSAYTGIVVGSATFGPLAAEVLALPPVATTLPAGHPSPDVVLALQHLGELDSGRWHGVQQDALAQLVVTTVLHDNAPPLLQDNSLARVLDRVFDTEHRYTTAELLEGVRMSERTLERRCAEATGCTPAQLGRWFRSLEVRTALARGDRPAEVATRFGFATTSSMWRALRRVRAPEIGRGRRD; this is encoded by the coding sequence ATGGGCGATGCACTCCGGGCTCTGGTGGACGCGGTGGGCGTCGAGGTCCGCTCCGGTACGGCGATCCACGCCGACGACGACCAGTGGACACTCGCCCTCGAACCGGCCGGTACGCACAGCTGGGTCGCGACCCGGTACCGACCGGTGTGGGTCCGCCGCGGGGACACGGACGAACTCGTCGCGGCCGGCGGCGCCGCGCTGATCGAACGACACACGACGATGACGGTCGGCACCGCACGTCAGCAACACGGACCGCCGAAGACCGTGCCCTCCTCCACGTTCCCGTACGAGGCCCTCTCCGCCTACACCGGCATCGTGGTCGGATCGGCGACGTTCGGCCCCCTCGCCGCCGAAGTCCTCGCACTCCCGCCCGTCGCCACCACCTTGCCGGCGGGACATCCGTCACCCGACGTCGTACTCGCGCTGCAACACCTGGGCGAACTCGACAGTGGTCGGTGGCACGGCGTGCAGCAGGACGCGCTCGCGCAGCTCGTGGTCACCACCGTGCTCCACGACAACGCGCCACCGCTGCTGCAGGACAACAGCCTCGCGCGCGTCCTCGACCGCGTCTTCGACACCGAGCACCGGTACACGACCGCGGAGTTGCTCGAGGGCGTCCGCATGTCCGAGCGCACCCTCGAACGCCGGTGCGCCGAGGCCACGGGCTGCACACCGGCGCAGCTCGGGCGGTGGTTCCGGAGCCTGGAGGTCCGGACCGCTCTCGCTCGCGGCGACCGGCCCGCCGAGGTCGCCACGCGCTTCGGCTTCGCCACCACCTCGTCCATGTGGCGGGCGCTGCGGCGCGTCCGCGCACCCGAGATCGGTCGCGGTCGCCGCGACTGA
- a CDS encoding sensor histidine kinase: protein MTDTDRLDQARTVPLDDVTPSPDQAQTVPLGDAVPLGATKPMPQYPRPHDQQRPASWSATPPVGGGGPGGGPGAGSGSGSGITAGAFYREAWKRLPRDFGYMALTAVLLCTLYAAFPAAIFGGGLRDLFNPFVLLMFFVALFVARWLGQFEKLRIGWADPRPIRPVDWTPRWQQNWWTRTGSAVANPHYWLYLLHAAVVYPLVALVTVGAGALLVVGFLWPLALGVLYVVNGRGYYPGDEVRLLLSVGGLGLLSMAAAVVLFPLWARGSVLAHYWVDLGLLGGFRAEQLEQRVAGLQASRAGAVTAEGQALRQIERDLHDGPQQRLVRLQMDLSAAERAFEKDPAKAKQLIGEASEHARDALDELRALSRGFAPPILLDRGLVAALEALVARSPIPVGLDVRLPEGLELATEIQRNVYFTVSELLTNTAKHAGAATAGVYLGLVVDASGLWYLTVSVTDDGRGGARTQEGHGIAGLMGRMRALDGDLVVSSPEGGPTEATARIPLGALNGVPTTRA from the coding sequence ATGACCGACACCGACCGCCTCGACCAGGCGCGAACCGTCCCGCTGGACGACGTCACCCCCTCGCCCGACCAGGCCCAGACCGTGCCGCTGGGCGACGCCGTCCCCCTCGGAGCCACGAAGCCCATGCCGCAGTACCCGCGCCCGCACGACCAGCAGCGCCCGGCGTCCTGGAGCGCGACCCCGCCCGTCGGCGGTGGCGGCCCCGGCGGCGGCCCCGGCGCCGGTTCGGGTTCCGGGTCCGGGATCACGGCCGGTGCGTTCTACCGCGAAGCGTGGAAGCGCCTGCCGCGGGACTTCGGGTACATGGCGCTCACCGCGGTGCTGCTGTGCACGCTGTACGCCGCGTTCCCGGCGGCGATCTTCGGCGGCGGCCTCCGCGACCTGTTCAACCCGTTCGTCCTGCTGATGTTCTTCGTCGCGCTGTTCGTCGCCCGGTGGCTCGGGCAGTTCGAGAAGCTGCGCATCGGCTGGGCCGACCCGCGACCGATCCGTCCCGTCGACTGGACGCCGCGGTGGCAGCAGAACTGGTGGACGCGCACGGGCTCGGCGGTCGCGAACCCGCACTACTGGCTGTACCTGCTGCACGCGGCCGTCGTGTACCCGCTCGTCGCACTCGTGACGGTCGGCGCCGGCGCCCTGCTCGTCGTGGGGTTCCTCTGGCCGCTCGCCCTCGGCGTCCTGTACGTCGTGAACGGCAGGGGCTACTACCCCGGTGACGAGGTCCGACTGCTGCTGTCCGTCGGCGGCCTCGGACTGCTCTCGATGGCCGCGGCGGTCGTGCTCTTCCCGCTGTGGGCCCGCGGCTCGGTGCTCGCGCACTACTGGGTCGACCTCGGCCTGCTCGGGGGCTTCCGCGCCGAGCAGCTCGAGCAGCGCGTCGCCGGGCTCCAGGCCTCCCGCGCCGGCGCCGTCACCGCCGAGGGCCAGGCCCTGCGGCAGATCGAGCGCGACCTGCACGACGGCCCGCAGCAGCGCCTGGTGCGGTTGCAGATGGACCTGTCCGCGGCCGAGCGTGCGTTCGAGAAGGACCCGGCGAAGGCGAAGCAGCTCATCGGCGAGGCCTCCGAGCACGCCCGCGACGCGCTCGACGAACTGCGCGCGCTGTCCCGTGGCTTCGCGCCGCCGATCCTGCTCGACCGGGGGCTCGTCGCCGCGCTCGAGGCCCTCGTCGCCCGCTCGCCGATCCCCGTCGGGCTCGACGTCCGGCTGCCCGAGGGGCTGGAGCTCGCGACCGAGATCCAGCGCAACGTCTACTTCACGGTGAGCGAGCTCCTGACGAACACCGCGAAGCACGCCGGGGCCGCGACCGCCGGGGTGTACCTCGGCCTCGTGGTGGACGCCTCCGGGCTCTGGTACCTGACGGTGAGCGTCACGGACGACGGCCGGGGCGGCGCGCGGACGCAGGAGGGGCACGGCATCGCGGGACTCATGGGGCGGATGCGCGCCCTCGACGGCGACCTCGTCGTCTCGAGCCCCGAGGGCGGCCCCACCGAGGCCACGGCCCGGATCCCGCTCGGCGCCCTGAACGGCGTGCCCACCACGCGGGCGTGA
- a CDS encoding ABC transporter permease has product MTTAALSATVEPVVAGRRRPLLAVVRTPGFWLPAGVLAVVLLVAAFPQLFAGLFGHGDPRACDLGRSGDAPTDGHPFGFDLQGCDVYANVVHGTRSSVAVAVLTTVLAGVVAVVVGTVAGMVGGWVDAALARLTDVFLGFPFLLGAVVVLNSVGERSVLTVSLVLALFGWPTMARLVRSSVRSVRNAEFVLAARTMGLSTWRITTRYVLPSSVSPLLVLATITVGGVIVSESTLTYLGIGLERPAVSWGLQLSAATSQFLRAPHMLVAPAAFLAVTVLAVIALGDTLRAALDPRRR; this is encoded by the coding sequence ATGACCACCGCAGCCCTCAGCGCCACCGTCGAACCCGTCGTCGCCGGTCGCCGGCGCCCCCTGCTCGCCGTCGTCCGCACCCCCGGGTTCTGGCTGCCCGCCGGCGTCCTCGCGGTGGTGCTCCTCGTCGCCGCGTTCCCGCAGCTGTTCGCGGGCCTGTTCGGCCACGGCGACCCCCGTGCGTGCGACCTCGGCCGGAGCGGCGACGCCCCGACCGACGGCCACCCGTTCGGCTTCGACCTGCAGGGCTGCGACGTCTACGCGAACGTCGTGCACGGCACGCGGTCCTCGGTCGCCGTCGCCGTGCTCACCACGGTGCTCGCCGGTGTCGTCGCGGTCGTCGTCGGGACGGTCGCCGGCATGGTCGGCGGCTGGGTGGACGCCGCCCTCGCCCGGCTCACCGACGTGTTCCTCGGCTTCCCCTTCCTGCTCGGCGCCGTCGTGGTGCTCAACAGCGTGGGGGAGCGGTCGGTGCTGACGGTGTCGCTCGTGCTCGCCCTGTTCGGTTGGCCGACGATGGCCCGGCTCGTGCGGTCGAGCGTCCGCAGCGTCCGGAACGCCGAGTTCGTGCTCGCCGCCCGCACGATGGGGCTGTCCACCTGGCGGATCACGACCCGGTACGTGCTGCCCTCGTCGGTCTCGCCGCTCCTCGTGCTCGCGACCATCACCGTCGGCGGGGTCATCGTGTCCGAGTCGACGCTCACCTACCTCGGCATCGGGCTCGAGCGGCCGGCGGTCTCCTGGGGGCTGCAGCTGTCCGCCGCCACCTCGCAGTTCCTCCGCGCCCCGCACATGCTCGTCGCGCCCGCGGCGTTCCTCGCCGTGACCGTGCTCGCCGTCATCGCCCTCGGCGACACCCTGCGCGCCGCGCTCGACCCACGCCGACGCTGA
- a CDS encoding ABC transporter ATP-binding protein, giving the protein MTDVLRVDHLTVTFDVDGTEVRAVDDASFTVGRGEVVAVVGESGSGKSMTAMTAMGIAPEGARASGSVRLGDLEVVGADERAMRGVRGRSVSMVFQDPSAALDPVFTIGFQIAESVRRADPGLDRAAVRARSVELLRAVEVPEPERRLRQYPHEVSGGQAQRVMIAMALAADPDLLIADEPTTALDVTVQAEVLDVIRALRERTGTAVLLITHDMGVVADIADRVVVMRRGRVVETGTVGAVFAAPTAEYTRDLLAAVPRMGTGSGGEARLGPATTPPSPVLDVRHLVVEYGGALSGRFRAVDDVSFSVGRGEIVGLVGESGSGKTTIGRAAVGLAPISSGSVVVDGTDVAGASRVGRRAMRRHVGVVFQNPLRSLNPRYTVGQTVAEPLRQILRLPTPQVDERVDRLLADVGLDGGFRERYPHELSGGQRQRVAIARAVALDPALLIADEPTSALDVSVQARVLDVFRELQERLGFACLFVTHDLAVVDTLCDRVVVLHHGTVVEQGPRDAVLRSPSDPYTRRLVQAAPVPDPDEQAARRAVRLAERVG; this is encoded by the coding sequence ATGACCGACGTCCTGCGCGTCGACCACCTCACCGTCACCTTCGACGTGGACGGCACCGAGGTGCGCGCGGTCGACGACGCCTCGTTCACGGTCGGCCGCGGCGAGGTCGTCGCCGTCGTCGGGGAGTCCGGGTCGGGCAAGAGCATGACGGCGATGACCGCGATGGGCATCGCCCCGGAGGGTGCCCGCGCCTCCGGCAGCGTCCGCCTCGGCGACCTCGAGGTCGTCGGCGCCGACGAACGGGCCATGCGCGGGGTCCGCGGCCGCAGCGTCTCGATGGTCTTCCAGGACCCGTCGGCGGCGCTCGACCCGGTCTTCACCATCGGCTTCCAGATCGCCGAGTCCGTCCGCCGCGCCGATCCGGGGCTGGACCGTGCCGCCGTCCGCGCACGCTCGGTCGAGCTGCTGCGCGCCGTCGAGGTGCCGGAGCCGGAGCGTCGACTCCGGCAGTACCCGCACGAGGTCTCCGGCGGTCAGGCGCAGCGGGTGATGATCGCGATGGCGCTCGCCGCCGACCCGGACCTGCTCATCGCCGACGAACCCACCACGGCGCTCGACGTCACGGTGCAGGCCGAGGTGCTCGACGTCATCCGCGCGCTCCGGGAGCGCACCGGCACCGCGGTCCTGCTCATCACCCACGACATGGGCGTCGTCGCCGACATCGCCGACCGGGTGGTCGTCATGCGCCGTGGTCGCGTGGTCGAGACGGGCACGGTCGGCGCCGTCTTCGCCGCGCCGACCGCCGAGTACACGCGCGACCTGCTCGCCGCGGTCCCGCGCATGGGCACCGGGTCCGGTGGGGAGGCCCGGCTCGGCCCCGCCACGACGCCCCCGTCGCCCGTCCTCGACGTCCGGCACCTCGTGGTCGAGTACGGCGGTGCCCTGAGCGGTCGCTTCCGCGCCGTCGACGACGTGTCGTTCTCGGTGGGGCGCGGCGAGATCGTCGGACTCGTGGGGGAGTCCGGCAGCGGGAAGACGACCATCGGCCGGGCCGCCGTCGGCCTCGCGCCGATCAGCTCCGGCTCCGTCGTCGTCGACGGCACCGACGTGGCGGGAGCCAGCCGCGTCGGTCGGCGCGCGATGCGACGGCACGTCGGCGTCGTGTTCCAGAACCCGCTCCGCTCGTTGAACCCCCGGTACACGGTCGGGCAGACCGTCGCCGAGCCGCTCCGGCAGATCCTGCGCCTGCCGACGCCGCAGGTCGACGAGCGGGTCGACCGGCTGCTCGCCGACGTCGGACTCGACGGCGGCTTCCGCGAGCGCTACCCGCACGAGCTCTCCGGCGGCCAGCGGCAACGTGTCGCGATCGCCCGCGCGGTGGCGCTCGACCCCGCGCTGCTCATCGCCGACGAGCCGACGAGCGCCCTCGACGTCTCCGTGCAGGCCCGGGTGCTCGACGTCTTCCGCGAGCTGCAGGAACGCCTGGGCTTCGCCTGCCTCTTCGTCACCCACGACCTGGCCGTCGTCGACACGCTCTGCGACCGGGTCGTCGTGCTGCACCACGGGACGGTCGTCGAGCAGGGACCGCGCGACGCCGTCCTGCGGTCGCCGAGCGACCCGTACACGCGGCGGCTCGTGCAGGCGGCGCCGGTACCGGACCCCGACGAGCAGGCGGCGCGGCGTGCGGTCCGCCTCGCCGAGCGGGTCGGTTGA
- a CDS encoding serine hydrolase translates to MTDTLAAYRTTLPYVHDWVSYKVWQLRVPGVQVAVGYGGEVLFDEAWGHADVEAGRRLTTTDLFRIASHSKTFTATALLQLAERGALRLDDTVGTHLPALVDGGSPIADATIRELMEMGAGVIRDGHDGDYWSLLRPFPDEQELLALVLDRGQKVPTGSSFNYSNLGYSLLGLVIAAVSGRSYNDFVRESITEPLGLRNTGPDWDPTRADDFVVGYTGFHTARHRQRIEHVDTRAMAAATGFHGTASDLVRYFSQHVIGQGTLLDDHSKRLAQRKAWSATDDPAARGYGAGFIVDRINGREVRGHSGGFPGHITQSLFDPASGLVVSVLTSAAAGPATLIATAIIEMLDAAADADAPGTPVPDDVDTAAYTGRFANPWGVTDVARIGDRLVLVDPSAPSPLESPTRLEVVDADTLRMTHGNRFGSVDEDVTYDRAADGTVRSIRGGGGMSEEPWTIPVESPEVAAGLAS, encoded by the coding sequence GTGACCGACACCCTCGCCGCATACCGCACGACCCTGCCCTACGTCCACGACTGGGTGTCGTACAAGGTCTGGCAACTGCGCGTGCCCGGCGTGCAGGTCGCCGTCGGGTACGGCGGCGAGGTCCTGTTCGACGAGGCGTGGGGCCACGCCGACGTCGAGGCCGGGCGCCGCCTGACCACCACGGACCTGTTCCGCATCGCCTCGCACTCGAAGACGTTCACCGCGACGGCGCTGCTGCAGCTCGCCGAGCGCGGGGCCCTGCGCCTCGACGACACGGTCGGCACCCACCTGCCCGCACTCGTCGATGGCGGGTCCCCGATCGCCGACGCGACCATCCGCGAGCTCATGGAGATGGGCGCCGGCGTCATCCGCGACGGCCACGACGGCGACTACTGGTCGCTCCTGCGGCCGTTCCCCGACGAGCAGGAGCTCCTCGCACTCGTCCTCGACCGCGGCCAGAAGGTGCCGACGGGTTCGTCGTTCAACTACTCGAACCTCGGCTACTCGCTGCTCGGGCTCGTCATCGCGGCGGTCTCCGGCCGGTCGTACAACGACTTCGTCCGCGAGTCGATCACCGAGCCGCTCGGCCTGCGGAACACCGGTCCGGACTGGGACCCGACCCGTGCCGACGACTTCGTGGTCGGGTACACCGGCTTCCACACCGCACGGCACCGGCAGCGCATCGAGCACGTCGACACCCGGGCGATGGCGGCCGCGACCGGCTTCCACGGCACCGCGTCCGACCTGGTCCGGTACTTCTCCCAGCACGTCATCGGCCAGGGCACCCTGCTCGACGACCACTCGAAGCGCCTGGCGCAGCGCAAGGCCTGGAGCGCCACCGACGACCCGGCCGCCCGCGGCTACGGCGCCGGCTTCATCGTCGACCGCATCAACGGGCGCGAGGTCCGCGGCCACTCCGGCGGCTTCCCCGGACACATCACCCAGTCGCTGTTCGACCCCGCCTCCGGCCTCGTCGTGTCCGTGCTGACGAGCGCCGCCGCGGGGCCGGCGACGCTCATCGCGACCGCGATCATCGAGATGCTCGACGCCGCGGCCGACGCCGACGCCCCCGGCACGCCCGTGCCCGACGACGTCGACACCGCGGCCTACACCGGACGCTTCGCGAACCCGTGGGGCGTCACCGACGTCGCCCGCATCGGCGACCGGCTCGTCCTGGTGGACCCGTCCGCACCGTCGCCGCTCGAGAGCCCGACCCGGCTCGAGGTCGTCGACGCCGACACCCTCCGGATGACCCACGGCAACCGCTTCGGGTCGGTGGACGAGGACGTCACCTACGACCGTGCCGCCGACGGCACCGTCCGCTCGATCCGCGGTGGCGGCGGCATGTCCGAGGAACCGTGGACGATCCCGGTCGAGTCGCCCGAGGTGGCCGCAGGGCTCGCGTCGTGA
- a CDS encoding ABC transporter permease encodes MRPALAVGRRIGGLVVVFLGVTFLIYAMTFALPGDPIRALGGDRPLSDAVVRALRAEYHLDQPLWEQYLRYIGGLFRGDFGTDFSGESVGEQMASRWPVTVTLALTAWALEIVLGIGLGVLSALRRGTVLDKTVLVGTIVVGAVPVFVLGVALQLVFSVRLHWFPVAGATAGWPTAYVLPALVIALFGLAAVSRLTRTSVIETLDADHVRTVRAKGLTPGRIVGVHVMRNSLIPTATYLATDLGYLMGGTVVIEGIFNLPGVGNLLFQGIRSHEGAVVVGISTALILVFLVTSVLVDLLHAALDPRVRTGAAR; translated from the coding sequence ATGCGTCCGGCGCTCGCCGTCGGCCGTCGGATCGGCGGCCTGGTCGTGGTGTTCCTCGGGGTGACGTTCCTCATCTACGCGATGACCTTCGCGCTGCCGGGCGACCCGATCCGGGCGCTCGGCGGCGACCGACCGCTCAGCGACGCGGTCGTCCGCGCGCTCCGGGCCGAGTACCACCTCGACCAGCCGCTCTGGGAGCAGTACCTGCGGTACATCGGCGGGCTGTTCCGCGGCGACTTCGGCACCGACTTCAGCGGTGAGTCCGTCGGCGAGCAGATGGCCTCGCGGTGGCCGGTGACGGTCACGCTCGCGCTCACCGCGTGGGCGCTCGAGATCGTGCTCGGCATCGGACTCGGCGTGCTCTCCGCGCTGCGCCGCGGCACGGTCCTCGACAAGACCGTGCTCGTCGGCACGATCGTCGTCGGCGCGGTGCCGGTCTTCGTGCTCGGGGTCGCCCTGCAACTCGTGTTCTCGGTGCGGCTGCACTGGTTCCCGGTCGCCGGTGCGACCGCCGGGTGGCCCACCGCCTACGTGCTGCCGGCCCTCGTCATCGCCCTGTTCGGGCTGGCGGCGGTGTCGCGGCTGACCCGCACCTCGGTGATCGAGACGCTCGACGCCGACCACGTGCGCACCGTGCGGGCGAAGGGGCTGACCCCTGGTCGGATCGTCGGCGTGCACGTCATGCGGAACTCGCTCATCCCGACCGCCACCTACCTGGCGACCGACCTCGGCTACCTGATGGGCGGCACCGTCGTCATCGAGGGCATCTTCAACCTGCCCGGCGTCGGGAACCTGCTGTTCCAGGGCATCCGCTCGCACGAGGGCGCCGTCGTCGTCGGGATCTCGACCGCCCTCATCCTGGTGTTCCTCGTCACGAGCGTGCTCGTCGACCTGCTGCACGCCGCCCTCGACCCCCGCGTCCGGACCGGAGCCGCCCGATGA